From the genome of Procambarus clarkii isolate CNS0578487 chromosome 53, FALCON_Pclarkii_2.0, whole genome shotgun sequence:
TCTGCCCTGGCCTTCAAGAGCTTGCGTGTGAGAGGCAAGAACTCCAACATCGCCTTCTGGCCTCGCTCACCGTCGCTGAAACCATCCACTCCAATTCGCTCGAAGACTTCGGCTAATTCTGGCAGAATGTCGATGGTGGCGGCGACGATCCTCTCATTTGAGCCAAGGTCTGCAGACTCGGGCTCCAGCACCCCCGTAGCCTGGTAGGTCTGGGGCGGCTGGCCGAATGGATAGTTCTGGGGCGCCGCCGCTGCCAGCGAGGCCAACAGCAACACGCACATAGCACACTGATGGAAAAATAAGAAGGTATACTGTATTCAATGATGTAGTGAGCATGTCAGTTattaaataaacaaatatttacgTTTGACTTCGATGCAGAGATTGTGGAAGTAGTTAAAAATAAACCTTTAAAATTATGAAATCATCAACCTGAGTGTGAGAGATTACTCCTCTACTTTTGTGGTGTCTTAAGTGACAGTATTTCGTATCTGACTTTTGTAAAGGAAACTGGTTTTGATCCTTAAC
Proteins encoded in this window:
- the LOC123767113 gene encoding uncharacterized protein — its product is MYSQCAMCVLLLASLAAAAPQNYPFGQPPQTYQATGVLEPESADLGSNERIVAATIDILPELAEVFERIGVDGFSDGERGQKAMLEFLPLTRKLLKARADAEGTEVRKEDLQRVNAAEAVMPAVNDFVNRLRKLNVYGSSDAQQ